In the genome of Candidatus Scalindua japonica, one region contains:
- a CDS encoding 2-oxoacid:acceptor oxidoreductase subunit alpha, whose product MKYSEITIRFCGIAGDGIVASGKILAGACAKIGLHVMVNNIYSAEIRGLGKSSATIRFSTSKLYSMGDGLDLLVGMASKESIIDLRDVKARGNVIYDTSTIGDIVEEDSLVSHITPEIQGHGLPITKLANKASGTNQGKNLVAIGAICYFYSLPPEMFVDQIKGLFTRKGERVVKININAFHLGYEYFKENYPLNNQFEIDKRSNPRKLTSGNDAIAKGAIDCGLKFFAGYPITPATKIMEIAAKELPKLGGWTLQMEDEIAAIGAVLGAWFAGKRAMTATSGPGLSLMSEMINLSVMAEIPTVIVNVQRGGPSTGLPTKVEQGDLNIALYGGAGDSPRVVMAPTDTEECYSGIQLAFDIAEKYQTPVIFLSDLFLGQRTETVTINDNIDRDRCTRKKPTAEQLKNFLRYQITDDGVSPLIVPGEPGAVYSTTGLEHSAKGNPNYESEVHSMMTAKRFRKFDSMVADLPTADILGDETAEIGIAGWGSTIGSILEGMEIVKKQGVKTKLIKSIMIHPQHEDSFRKFFDSCKKIIIPEMNYQGQYAALLKSRYGIKPIEIHIPAVNPVSPLKIAQKIMETNSELSQ is encoded by the coding sequence ATGAAATATTCCGAAATCACAATTCGCTTCTGTGGAATAGCGGGTGACGGCATAGTAGCTTCAGGAAAGATTTTAGCGGGTGCATGCGCCAAAATAGGTTTGCATGTAATGGTAAATAATATCTACAGTGCTGAAATTAGAGGCCTTGGTAAATCTTCCGCAACAATCAGATTTTCAACATCAAAGCTGTATAGCATGGGTGATGGTCTAGACCTGCTTGTAGGAATGGCGAGTAAAGAATCTATTATTGACCTGCGTGATGTAAAGGCGCGAGGTAATGTAATTTATGACACCAGCACGATCGGGGATATAGTGGAAGAAGATAGTCTGGTGTCACATATCACACCGGAAATACAAGGACATGGTCTGCCCATTACGAAACTGGCAAATAAAGCATCAGGTACAAATCAAGGGAAAAACCTGGTTGCAATTGGAGCAATATGTTATTTCTATTCATTGCCTCCTGAGATGTTTGTAGATCAGATAAAAGGTTTATTCACCCGAAAGGGCGAGCGGGTAGTAAAGATAAATATTAACGCCTTCCATTTAGGTTATGAATATTTCAAAGAAAATTATCCTCTCAATAACCAGTTTGAGATTGACAAAAGATCAAACCCCAGGAAACTGACAAGTGGCAACGATGCGATTGCCAAGGGTGCAATAGATTGCGGTTTGAAATTCTTTGCGGGATATCCCATTACGCCGGCAACAAAAATCATGGAGATCGCGGCAAAGGAATTGCCGAAGCTGGGTGGGTGGACCCTCCAGATGGAGGACGAAATTGCGGCTATCGGAGCGGTATTGGGAGCCTGGTTTGCCGGAAAGCGCGCAATGACTGCAACTTCCGGTCCCGGCCTTTCACTGATGAGTGAAATGATTAATCTTTCGGTAATGGCTGAAATCCCGACAGTCATTGTTAATGTTCAACGTGGCGGCCCTTCTACAGGGCTGCCCACTAAAGTTGAGCAGGGAGATCTTAATATTGCCCTTTATGGCGGCGCCGGTGATTCTCCCAGGGTGGTAATGGCGCCCACTGATACTGAAGAGTGCTACAGTGGCATTCAACTGGCTTTTGACATTGCCGAAAAATACCAGACGCCGGTAATTTTTCTCAGTGACCTGTTCCTGGGACAGCGTACAGAAACCGTTACGATCAATGACAATATTGACCGGGATAGATGTACCAGAAAGAAACCGACAGCAGAACAATTAAAAAATTTCCTACGCTATCAAATTACTGACGATGGCGTTTCTCCTCTTATCGTTCCCGGAGAACCGGGAGCTGTCTACTCTACTACCGGACTGGAACATTCAGCAAAAGGAAATCCCAACTACGAATCTGAAGTTCACAGCATGATGACGGCTAAACGATTTCGTAAATTTGATTCTATGGTAGCAGACCTTCCTACGGCAGACATCCTCGGGGATGAAACTGCCGAAATTGGAATTGCTGGTTGGGGATCAACGATTGGTTCAATCCTTGAAGGGATGGAAATAGTAAAAAAACAGGGAGTTAAGACAAAACTGATAAAATCCATTATGATTCATCCACAGCATGAAGATTCCTTTCGGAAATTCTTTGACTCTTGTAAGAAGATTATTATACCGGAGATGAATTACCAGGGACAGTATGCAGCTTTGTTAAAATCACGCTACGGTATAAAACCAATCGAGATACACATACCTGCTGTCAACCCGGTAAGCCCTTTAAAAATCGCCCAAAAGATTATGGAGACCAATAGTGAGCTTTCTCAGTAA
- a CDS encoding thiamine pyrophosphate-dependent enzyme, with product MSFLSKQTVLDELKKAKASKIKEWRDNLPTWCPGCGHFTGLHGLYEAAERLKIPSKDFVVVSGIGCSGRFPFFIKGFGLHGLHGRAIPIATGIKIANPDLTVVVVGGDGDGVGIGGGHFPHAARSNFNLTYILLDNSIYGLTKGQISPTSPMGMKSGTSPYGNIARPLNPTTLSLAYGATFVARTFSRERDMVSELITKAIQHKGFSFIHDLSPCVVFNKDVTYDSWNAAAAKLPEEHDILDRSRAMSLAESTDPIYQGLFFREEVPTFDDHVQKVKDGLNQPA from the coding sequence GTGAGCTTTCTCAGTAAACAGACCGTTTTAGATGAATTAAAAAAAGCAAAGGCGTCCAAAATAAAAGAGTGGAGAGACAATCTTCCCACATGGTGTCCCGGATGTGGACACTTTACCGGGCTTCACGGTCTCTACGAAGCAGCTGAAAGATTGAAAATTCCATCTAAAGATTTTGTAGTAGTTTCCGGAATTGGTTGCTCCGGCAGATTTCCCTTTTTCATTAAAGGCTTTGGATTACACGGGTTGCACGGCAGAGCAATTCCAATAGCTACTGGAATTAAAATCGCCAATCCGGATTTAACCGTTGTAGTCGTTGGTGGAGATGGAGACGGTGTTGGAATAGGAGGAGGTCATTTCCCCCATGCCGCGAGGAGCAATTTTAATCTTACTTACATATTATTGGATAACAGCATTTACGGCCTTACCAAAGGGCAGATATCTCCCACTTCACCAATGGGTATGAAGAGCGGCACGTCTCCCTATGGAAATATTGCACGCCCACTAAATCCCACCACCCTCTCACTGGCATACGGAGCAACTTTTGTGGCAAGAACCTTCTCCAGAGAACGGGATATGGTTTCTGAATTAATTACCAAAGCAATCCAGCATAAAGGATTTTCATTTATTCACGATCTGTCACCCTGTGTCGTATTTAATAAAGATGTTACATATGATAGCTGGAATGCTGCGGCGGCAAAGCTTCCTGAAGAGCATGATATTCTGGATCGTTCAAGAGCTATGTCGCTGGCAGAAAGCACTGATCCAATTTACCAGGGACTTTTCTTCAGGGAGGAAGTTCCAACGTTTGATGATCATGTACAGAAGGTTAAAGACGGATTAAATCAACCAGCTTGA
- a CDS encoding RNA recognition motif domain-containing protein produces the protein MKIYVGNMSYDTTEEDLHLACKKFGKVISATIVKDKFSGQAKGFAFVEMSSKAEGQAAIDGLNGKELKGRELNVNEARPRTENFRGGNTGGYGGGGGYGGHGGSDSGKREFGGSRKSYGGKGGSGGGGKKGFSGGAGRGGGRGR, from the coding sequence ATGAAGATCTATGTAGGAAATATGTCATACGACACCACAGAAGAGGATTTGCATCTGGCCTGCAAAAAATTTGGCAAGGTTATATCCGCTACTATTGTAAAAGACAAGTTTAGTGGCCAGGCAAAAGGATTTGCGTTTGTGGAGATGTCCTCCAAAGCAGAAGGACAGGCGGCAATCGATGGTCTGAATGGCAAAGAGCTGAAAGGAAGAGAACTTAACGTAAATGAGGCCCGTCCTCGCACCGAGAATTTCAGAGGCGGTAACACAGGAGGATATGGCGGAGGTGGAGGTTACGGAGGTCATGGAGGCAGTGATAGTGGCAAAAGAGAATTTGGCGGTAGCAGGAAATCTTACGGCGGCAAAGGAGGGTCAGGCGGTGGCGGCAAAAAAGGATTTAGCGGCGGTGCTGGCAGAGGTGGTGGACGGGGAAGGTAG
- a CDS encoding HEPN domain-containing protein, whose translation MENEKFSIVNFWFTKSESDFKTIENNMKSNHSPTDAICFHARQAIEKYMKGAFV comes from the coding sequence ATGGAGAATGAAAAATTTTCAATAGTAAATTTCTGGTTTACAAAATCAGAAAGTGATTTTAAGACAATAGAGAATAATATGAAAAGTAATCACTCTCCCACGGATGCCATATGTTTTCATGCCCGACAGGCAATAGAAAAATATATGAAAGGTGCATTTGTCTAA
- a CDS encoding NAD(P)/FAD-dependent oxidoreductase, whose product MKHVIIGAGVAGITAARTIKELDREAEVVVIGDELFLPYKRYLLSEFLSNSIKRDELLFCSVRMLKELGIKLRKGTWVKAIESSKKMIKLLHNEVVHYDKLLIATGGSPTLGLVLQPHKKHIHFYYSLYDTLVLKEKLPEIQKCIVFGDGVSCLDLICMLRNLGKQVTYITKGERATFALDEYDFEGELQEFLEEKGIEIITEDQIVSIEETDHGYKVETIQQKMLTTDIVFAWDYYKPNISCIEGSAIEKKLGILVNVNLETSEKGIYAAGDCVEIYHPGIKDYWINFGMPNALEQGKIAGKNMLGQHEEYKIQEAIVFNLMGQSLKARWWK is encoded by the coding sequence ATGAAACATGTTATTATTGGTGCAGGAGTAGCTGGGATCACCGCCGCCAGGACTATCAAGGAGCTGGACAGGGAAGCTGAAGTAGTGGTTATCGGTGATGAATTGTTTTTACCCTACAAGCGCTATTTGTTATCAGAATTTCTGAGTAATTCTATCAAAAGAGACGAACTACTCTTCTGCTCTGTAAGAATGCTAAAAGAGTTGGGAATTAAACTTCGTAAAGGTACCTGGGTAAAAGCCATTGAATCTTCGAAAAAAATGATTAAACTCCTTCATAACGAAGTTGTGCATTACGATAAACTCCTCATTGCTACCGGCGGCAGTCCTACTCTGGGACTTGTGTTACAACCACACAAGAAACACATTCACTTCTATTATTCGCTATACGATACACTGGTATTAAAAGAAAAGTTACCTGAAATCCAGAAGTGCATTGTTTTTGGAGATGGCGTAAGCTGCCTTGATTTGATCTGTATGTTGCGCAACCTGGGAAAGCAGGTTACTTATATCACTAAAGGCGAACGGGCAACATTTGCCCTGGATGAATATGATTTTGAGGGAGAATTGCAAGAGTTTCTGGAAGAGAAGGGGATAGAAATCATAACAGAGGACCAGATTGTTTCTATAGAAGAGACAGATCACGGTTACAAGGTCGAAACAATACAGCAAAAGATGTTAACGACTGATATTGTCTTTGCCTGGGATTATTATAAACCAAATATCTCATGTATAGAAGGTTCTGCCATAGAAAAAAAACTGGGTATTTTAGTGAACGTAAACCTTGAAACATCTGAAAAAGGTATCTACGCGGCTGGAGATTGTGTTGAGATTTATCATCCCGGCATCAAAGATTACTGGATTAATTTTGGAATGCCTAACGCATTAGAACAGGGGAAAATTGCCGGTAAGAATATGTTGGGACAACATGAGGAATACAAAATTCAGGAAGCAATTGTTTTCAATCTTATGGGACAATCACTGAAAGCAAGGTGGTGGAAATGA
- a CDS encoding aminoacyl-tRNA deacylase, with protein sequence MAVNRLKEFLGNNNIKYISVFHSHAYTAQEVAASAHIPGRKLAKTVMVKIDGKMAMAVLSASDKVDIPLVQKAAGASKVEIASEHEFVDLFPGCHIGAIPPFGNLYDMQVIVDEKLTEQTEIVFNAGSDFELITLHYEDFKRLVKPCVASIAADN encoded by the coding sequence ATGGCGGTGAACAGGTTAAAGGAATTTCTTGGTAATAATAACATTAAATATATATCTGTTTTTCATTCGCATGCTTACACCGCACAAGAAGTAGCCGCTTCCGCGCACATACCGGGAAGAAAATTAGCCAAAACAGTGATGGTTAAAATAGATGGTAAGATGGCGATGGCCGTTTTGTCTGCTTCCGACAAGGTAGATATTCCTCTCGTACAGAAAGCTGCCGGAGCGAGTAAAGTTGAAATTGCCAGCGAACATGAATTCGTAGACTTGTTCCCAGGGTGTCATATTGGCGCTATCCCTCCTTTCGGAAATCTTTATGATATGCAGGTCATAGTGGATGAAAAGCTCACCGAACAGACTGAAATTGTCTTTAATGCGGGTTCCGATTTTGAGCTGATCACTCTGCATTATGAAGATTTTAAAAGGTTGGTAAAACCTTGTGTAGCGAGTATTGCAGCTGATAATTAG
- a CDS encoding nucleotidyltransferase domain-containing protein, translated as MVNTVSPEAIMLFGSYARGEYTEESDLDIAVIWDSDFNPHKRRLFLSRLFPGRDFSLDIFAFTKSEAEKLKNVKSAILYEPFHHGKVIYGE; from the coding sequence ATTGTTAATACCGTTTCACCGGAAGCAATCATGCTCTTCGGTTCTTACGCTAGAGGGGAGTATACGGAAGAGAGTGATCTGGATATTGCAGTAATTTGGGATTCTGATTTTAACCCGCACAAGAGAAGGCTTTTCTTGAGCAGGCTTTTTCCCGGTAGGGATTTTTCTCTGGATATTTTCGCCTTCACAAAAAGTGAAGCAGAAAAGTTAAAGAATGTAAAGAGTGCTATTCTGTATGAACCTTTCCATCATGGAAAGGTGATTTATGGAGAATGA
- a CDS encoding ferritin-like domain-containing protein, with amino-acid sequence MDIYKYAMQMELDGKHFYHDLAEKTNNTGIKSILTMMAESEAKHYNVILSMQKNDKIQYSADTEVLTNVKNIFIKMKEEKEIDVDVSQVEFYKKALAVETASEKFYQERADEEKDPHKKKIFLTLAKEEKNHCVLLENISNFVSQPDNWLENSEWYHLDED; translated from the coding sequence ATGGATATATATAAATATGCAATGCAAATGGAACTAGACGGTAAACATTTTTACCATGATCTGGCTGAGAAAACAAATAATACGGGTATTAAGAGTATACTGACTATGATGGCTGAATCTGAGGCCAAACACTATAATGTAATCTTGAGTATGCAAAAAAATGATAAAATACAATATTCGGCGGATACTGAAGTATTAACAAATGTAAAAAATATTTTTATAAAAATGAAAGAAGAAAAAGAAATTGATGTTGATGTTTCACAAGTAGAATTTTATAAAAAGGCTTTGGCAGTTGAGACAGCTAGCGAAAAATTTTATCAGGAAAGAGCAGATGAGGAAAAAGACCCACATAAAAAGAAAATATTTTTAACATTAGCAAAGGAGGAAAAAAATCATTGTGTTCTACTCGAAAATATAAGCAACTTTGTATCACAACCTGATAATTGGCTTGAAAATTCTGAGTGGTATCATTTAGATGAGGATTGA
- a CDS encoding FAD-dependent oxidoreductase produces METQNRENDTYVSTEKLDRKWIDVNIPCSAACPAMTDIPGYIQAIKDGDYKAAYHINRKENILPGVLGRVCDRPCEPACRHGWDGLGDSVSICFLKRAAADYGMGPVNPEIKSNGKKVCVIGAGPAGLTAANDLALKGYQVTILEQFDQPGGMLRYGIPQFRLPYDVVAEDVKSITDLGVTIITNVRVEDVRDIEKLRKDYDAVILAGGCANPKQTRIPGIDSKGVYWGLDFLIAANREELDIPLERVVVIGGGFTAVDCTRMSYRLEAKNITLAYRRTKDDMYVGAHELEVMEAEGIDTLFLASPVSMISNDEGIVTGIQFIHNSINEDRSITPIEGSEFVVEADTVIFAVGQEADEKIVETETVELKHGFSIAGDFRNGSSTVIEAVADGRKVAREVHIKLSGIKGFQDTIHISEVKDTGRKRDYDFIPVQPMDTTPMRDRKIKNREVETGYSKEKSITEAKRCYLCHYNYQIDISRCIYCLACIDVMPVDCIKMAKDIEVTKDGNLNYVETKKWSEVEAITIDNDKCIRCGNCVRACPVDCISISKYKLETIEKK; encoded by the coding sequence ATGGAAACGCAAAACAGAGAAAATGACACGTATGTCTCAACCGAGAAATTAGACAGAAAGTGGATAGACGTAAATATACCCTGTAGCGCTGCCTGCCCCGCCATGACAGATATTCCGGGTTACATCCAGGCTATCAAGGATGGTGATTACAAAGCCGCATATCATATCAATCGAAAGGAAAATATATTACCAGGCGTATTGGGACGTGTTTGTGACCGCCCTTGTGAGCCTGCCTGTCGACACGGTTGGGATGGACTTGGCGATTCCGTGTCAATATGCTTTCTTAAGCGCGCGGCGGCTGATTATGGAATGGGACCGGTAAATCCGGAAATTAAATCTAACGGCAAAAAGGTTTGCGTAATCGGAGCCGGCCCGGCCGGATTAACCGCGGCCAATGATCTGGCCTTAAAGGGATACCAGGTAACTATACTGGAACAATTCGACCAGCCCGGTGGAATGTTGCGTTACGGCATTCCTCAATTCCGGCTGCCGTATGATGTGGTAGCCGAAGATGTAAAATCGATTACCGATCTGGGTGTAACGATCATTACCAATGTCCGGGTTGAAGATGTCAGGGATATTGAAAAACTGAGAAAAGATTATGACGCGGTTATACTGGCAGGTGGATGCGCAAATCCAAAACAGACCAGGATTCCCGGTATTGACAGCAAGGGTGTATATTGGGGTCTTGATTTCCTGATAGCCGCAAACAGGGAAGAGTTAGATATACCGTTAGAAAGGGTCGTCGTAATCGGTGGTGGATTTACTGCCGTGGATTGTACTCGTATGTCCTACCGGCTGGAAGCAAAAAATATTACGTTAGCTTACCGCCGTACGAAAGATGATATGTATGTCGGCGCACATGAACTTGAAGTCATGGAGGCAGAAGGAATTGACACACTATTTTTAGCTTCACCGGTAAGCATGATCTCCAATGATGAAGGAATAGTAACAGGCATACAATTCATTCACAATTCTATTAACGAAGACCGTTCAATAACTCCAATAGAAGGGTCTGAATTTGTCGTGGAAGCTGATACCGTTATATTTGCCGTTGGACAGGAAGCCGATGAAAAAATTGTGGAAACTGAAACGGTTGAACTGAAGCATGGTTTTTCCATAGCCGGTGATTTCAGGAACGGTTCTTCTACGGTTATCGAAGCTGTGGCAGATGGACGTAAGGTCGCCAGGGAAGTTCATATAAAGCTATCGGGCATAAAAGGTTTTCAAGACACTATCCATATTAGTGAGGTAAAAGATACCGGAAGAAAACGGGATTATGATTTTATTCCTGTCCAACCCATGGATACAACTCCCATGCGTGACAGAAAAATTAAAAACAGAGAAGTAGAAACCGGATATTCAAAAGAAAAATCTATTACTGAAGCTAAACGGTGTTATCTCTGCCATTATAATTACCAGATAGACATCAGCCGCTGCATCTACTGTCTGGCCTGCATCGATGTGATGCCGGTAGATTGTATCAAGATGGCAAAGGACATAGAGGTTACCAAAGACGGTAATTTAAATTATGTAGAAACAAAAAAATGGAGTGAAGTAGAGGCCATAACTATAGATAACGATAAATGCATCCGATGCGGAAACTGTGTCCGTGCATGCCCGGTGGATTGCATTTCCATCTCCAAATACAAGCTTGAAACGATAGAAAAGAAATAA
- a CDS encoding ferritin family protein yields the protein MGVAEEQNPLLKDIKSAIISELVTYEFYSRSSVSVNIISGMHAFQEMMLEEETHLIMLKEEYKLLGGNEEFKYDPHEYGGIALPSLDADATVALDLAITDELASIKMYSDYLQKYKGTEAEYTLEKLLNDEMKHLGYWDEIYKNITGKSFVPNVPGKPIHTFTKDDLGVIETALKAENAAYDFYKNAIGKTEIIDGSHAFQHMAGEEKIHVEKLENEYFRLVNEKPQLKNQDQGHAAKIEKDTDALVALELSIKEEKSSLRRYLELEERCTNTRLREVIWELIESEWGHIKQWRNTHRDIREKNFPIYTSYH from the coding sequence ATGGGAGTCGCTGAAGAACAGAACCCTTTGCTGAAAGACATAAAATCTGCAATTATTTCAGAATTGGTTACATACGAATTTTATTCAAGATCATCAGTTTCTGTTAATATTATAAGCGGTATGCACGCCTTCCAGGAAATGATGCTGGAAGAAGAAACACATTTAATAATGTTAAAAGAGGAATATAAGCTGCTGGGAGGAAATGAAGAGTTTAAATATGATCCTCATGAATACGGAGGTATAGCATTACCAAGTCTCGATGCAGACGCTACAGTAGCACTTGATTTAGCCATAACAGATGAGTTGGCAAGTATTAAGATGTACAGTGACTATCTGCAAAAGTACAAAGGGACTGAAGCAGAATATACTTTAGAAAAGCTACTCAATGATGAAATGAAACACCTTGGGTATTGGGATGAAATTTATAAAAATATTACCGGTAAAAGCTTTGTTCCAAATGTACCAGGTAAACCAATACATACATTTACAAAGGACGATCTTGGTGTGATAGAAACAGCACTTAAAGCAGAGAATGCCGCTTATGATTTTTATAAAAACGCAATTGGTAAAACAGAGATAATTGATGGATCGCACGCTTTTCAACATATGGCAGGGGAAGAAAAAATACATGTAGAAAAGCTTGAAAACGAATACTTCAGATTAGTTAATGAAAAACCGCAGTTAAAAAATCAAGATCAAGGACATGCAGCAAAAATAGAAAAAGATACTGATGCACTCGTGGCATTGGAACTGTCAATTAAGGAAGAGAAGTCTAGTCTCAGGAGATACCTTGAGCTTGAAGAGAGGTGCACAAATACAAGACTCAGGGAGGTTATCTGGGAGCTGATTGAGAGTGAATGGGGCCATATCAAGCAATGGAGAAACACACATAGGGATATTAGAGAAAAAAACTTTCCTATTTACACAAGTTATCATTAA
- a CDS encoding IS91 family transposase — protein sequence MISLSSIIETFIADFITLYHGSILPSQFKALAAMKDCRTTQSRVMLVQCNDCEKQVFVPHSCGNRNCPHCQSHECQQWLERQLKKEVPADYFMLTFTIPKELRSLAWQHQRLLYSIMIQCCWETVKTFVQNDSVLQGNAGAITVLHTHSRSLDYHPHIHLVMPAGAINQKKTLWSFKKSEGKTRYLFNHKALAKVFRAKMLDAVNKAALTLPVNYPKTWVVDCKFVGNGEKALVYLGRYLYKGVIQEKDIITCKDGQVTFRYQDSKSKKMLTRTLPGPQFLRLILQHVLPKGFRRTRNFGFLHPNSKRLIALLQYLTGINPNKSSAWFRERPKLTCKCCGGIMKIIKTMIPPSHKSRSFPYKLTKEEAVLVM from the coding sequence ATGATATCTCTCTCCTCTATAATTGAGACCTTCATTGCTGACTTTATCACTCTTTATCATGGTTCGATCCTGCCAAGTCAATTCAAAGCCCTGGCAGCCATGAAGGATTGTCGCACTACGCAAAGCCGCGTCATGCTGGTCCAATGTAATGACTGTGAAAAACAGGTTTTTGTACCGCACTCCTGCGGTAACCGCAATTGTCCTCATTGTCAGAGTCATGAGTGTCAGCAGTGGTTGGAGCGTCAACTGAAAAAAGAAGTGCCTGCTGACTATTTTATGCTCACCTTTACTATACCCAAAGAGCTTCGATCATTAGCATGGCAGCATCAACGCTTGCTTTACTCGATAATGATACAGTGTTGTTGGGAAACCGTAAAAACCTTTGTCCAAAATGACAGCGTATTACAAGGAAACGCTGGAGCCATCACTGTTTTGCACACCCACTCTCGCTCTCTCGATTACCACCCGCATATCCATCTGGTAATGCCAGCCGGGGCCATCAATCAGAAGAAAACGCTTTGGAGCTTCAAAAAAAGCGAAGGAAAGACGCGGTACCTTTTCAATCACAAAGCGCTGGCTAAAGTGTTTCGAGCAAAAATGCTCGATGCCGTGAACAAAGCGGCTCTTACGCTTCCAGTTAATTATCCCAAAACATGGGTCGTCGATTGCAAATTTGTCGGCAACGGTGAAAAGGCACTGGTCTATCTTGGTCGTTATCTCTACAAAGGGGTCATTCAAGAGAAAGATATTATTACGTGCAAAGATGGTCAGGTGACCTTTCGTTACCAGGATAGTAAGAGCAAAAAAATGCTCACAAGAACACTTCCCGGCCCGCAGTTTCTCAGGTTGATTCTCCAGCATGTTCTACCCAAAGGTTTCAGGCGAACACGGAACTTTGGTTTCCTCCACCCTAATAGCAAACGCTTGATTGCATTGCTTCAGTACCTTACCGGTATCAACCCGAATAAGTCGTCAGCCTGGTTCAGAGAGCGTCCAAAGCTTACGTGCAAATGCTGTGGAGGAATAATGAAGATCATAAAAACGATGATACCTCCATCACACAAATCCAGGTCTTTCCCCTACAAGTTAACAAAAGAGGAGGCTGTTCTGGTTATGTAA